One window of Alosa sapidissima isolate fAloSap1 chromosome 21, fAloSap1.pri, whole genome shotgun sequence genomic DNA carries:
- the tpbga gene encoding trophoblast glycoprotein a, protein MLPWMVICALLCVYHAGAACPAGCECSEAALTVKCVSKDLQHIPSGIPGYTRNLFITGNQINRIGPESFKGLVNVTTLSLSNNRISQIESNTFADLRSLRSLDLSGNQLAIIHPEAFSAPSRTLRDLNLSRSLYNHTAVKDLAASLRLSALSSLQGLDLSGNGLIYLPDYIFSHLGSLRRLQLANNSLVALHNGTFASLERLEELDLTLNAFRTFREEALREFDRLPWARLHLGLNPYTCTCGIEPFAAWLNESRARVADAERLVCAFPAAMRNTSILGVSDVPLGCHRAGEGPDLALQTSYVFLGIVLGFVGLMFLFVLYLNRKGIKKRIYDMRDACREVWEGYHYRYEIDSDPRLSHVSSSADV, encoded by the exons ATGCTTCCATGGATGGTCATCTGCGCGTTACTCTGTGTATACCATGCCGGGGCAGCCTGCCCAGCCGGCTGTGAGTGTTCCGAGGCTGCCCTAACGGTGAAGTGCGTTTCGAAAGACCTCCAGCATATTCCGAGTGGTATCCCAGGCTACACCAGGAATTTGTTTATCACCGGGAACCAGATCAACCGTATCGGACCCGAATCCTTTAAAGGACTGGTCAATGTGACAACTTTGTCACTGAGCAACAACAG GATTTCTCAGATTGAATCGAACACATTCGCTGATCTGCGCAGCCTCCGCTCCCTGGACCTGAGTGGCAACCAGCTGGCCATCATTCACCCGGAGGCGTTCTCTGCTCCAAGCCGCACACTGCGAGACCTCAACCTCAGTCGCTCGCTCTACAATCACACGGCCGTCAAGGACCTGGCCGCCTCTCTCCGCTTGAGCGCGCTGTCCAGTCTCCAAGGCCTGGACCTGAGCGGCAACGGCCTCATCTACCTGCCCGACTACATTTTCTCTCACCTGGGCAGCCTACGTCGGCTGCAGTTGGCCAACAACTCCTTGGTGGCCCTCCACAATGGCACCTTCGCCTCGCTGGAGCGTCTCGAGGAGCTGGACCTCACCCTCAACGCCTTCCGCACCTTCCGCGAGGAGGCCCTGCGCGAGTTTGACCGGCTCCCTTGGGCGCGACTCCACCTGGGACTTAACCCGTACACGTGCACGTGCGGCATCGAGCCGTTCGCCGCCTGGCTGAACGAGTCGCGGGCACGCGTGGCGGACGCCGAGCGCCTGGTGTGCGCCTTCCCCGCCGCCATGCGCAACACCTCCATCCTCGGCGTGTCCGACGTGCCCCTGGGGTGCCACCGGGCGGGCGAGGGCCCCGACCTGGCGCTGCAGACGTCCTACGTCTTCCTGGGCATCGTGCTGGGCTTCGTCGGCCTCATGTTCCTCTTCGTGCTCTACCTGAACCGCAAGGGCATCAAGAAGCGCATCTACGACATGCGCGACGCCTGCCGGGAGGTGTGGGAGGGCTACCACTACCGCTACGAGATCGACTCCGACCCGCGACTCTCACACGTCTCCTCGAGCGCGGACGTGTGA